Proteins encoded within one genomic window of Planctomycetia bacterium:
- a CDS encoding extracellular solute-binding protein: MKPWFAIVGLAALAGCTNSAGDSNEVVVYTSLDSVFSESILDEFTNTAGLTALAKFDTESTKSVGLAQAIIAEQAAPRCDVFWNNEILNTLRLEEQGLLEVYRSPSAESYPEMWRSPNGTWHGFAARARVLIVNADLAPEGDRPTSYRDLADAKWKGRVGIAKPLFGTTATHAACLFALLGDEEAKQYFRDLKANDVQIMAGNKHVAQAVAAGQLAFGFTDTDDAISELEAGQPVAIVYPDREPDQLGTLFIPNTLAIIKNCPHPENARRLVDYLLAPDIEAKLAESHSAQIPLNPAVTTKPRVETPRTVKAMPVDFAAAVKQWDNAATFIRDEFATAE; this comes from the coding sequence ATGAAGCCCTGGTTTGCCATTGTCGGCCTGGCTGCCCTCGCTGGTTGCACGAACTCGGCGGGCGATAGCAACGAGGTCGTCGTTTACACGTCGCTCGATTCGGTCTTCTCGGAATCGATTCTCGACGAATTCACTAACACCGCCGGGCTCACGGCGCTCGCCAAATTCGATACCGAGAGCACCAAGTCGGTCGGCCTCGCGCAGGCGATCATCGCCGAACAGGCCGCGCCGCGTTGCGACGTCTTCTGGAACAACGAGATCCTCAACACGCTGCGTCTTGAAGAACAAGGCCTGCTGGAGGTCTACCGCTCGCCGTCAGCGGAGAGTTATCCGGAAATGTGGCGCTCGCCCAACGGAACCTGGCATGGCTTCGCCGCGCGAGCCCGCGTGTTGATCGTCAACGCCGACCTGGCGCCAGAGGGCGACCGACCGACCTCATATCGCGATCTCGCCGACGCGAAATGGAAAGGCCGCGTCGGCATCGCCAAGCCGCTGTTCGGCACCACGGCCACGCACGCGGCTTGCTTGTTCGCGCTGCTTGGCGACGAAGAAGCCAAACAATACTTCCGTGATCTCAAGGCCAACGACGTCCAAATCATGGCCGGCAACAAGCACGTCGCCCAGGCGGTCGCGGCCGGTCAACTCGCGTTCGGCTTCACCGACACCGACGACGCCATCAGCGAACTCGAAGCCGGTCAACCCGTAGCGATTGTCTATCCTGACCGCGAGCCGGACCAGCTCGGTACACTGTTCATCCCCAACACGCTGGCCATCATCAAAAACTGCCCGCATCCGGAAAACGCGCGCAGGCTCGTCGATTACCTACTCGCACCGGACATCGAAGCTAAACTCGCCGAAAGCCACAGCGCGCAGATCCCGCTCAACCCCGCGGTCACCACCAAGCCTCGCGTGGAAACCCCGCGCACCGTCAAAGCCATGCCCGTCGACTTCGCCGCCGCCGTCAAACAATGGGACAACGCAGCAACGTTCATCCGGGATGAATTCGCGACAGCGGAATAA